From Drosophila suzukii chromosome 2R, CBGP_Dsuzu_IsoJpt1.0, whole genome shotgun sequence, a single genomic window includes:
- the LOC108009895 gene encoding SAP30-binding protein, producing the protein MAALASLTAQYTDSENEGDASPDSQNSTASQVIIPPKRPSPTPTKQDGETKRSKDKKKKRAKKVRRLVSYQDDTLISDEEEDRAAAQSSEEESSSGEESDSSDSQDGNSPKTKDKSNAGNGSKDGDTPMEVDEESGGFPADERTAESYEKDPKYAKYKFQLPPEPKGKPSAELVTKITKMYTKMRQTNMDMNRVIQDRKEFRNPSIYDKLISFCDINEFGTNYPPEIYDPLQWGEESYYESLAAVQKTEMLKRQKDRKDMDKVEQATALARKVEEEAKKRKSKWDQPAPSTVVKPTLPALTTTVTGTKGTVISAFGSLPKKPAA; encoded by the exons ATGGCCGCCCTGGCCAGTTTGACTGCACAGTACACGGATTCCGAGAATGAAGGCGACGCCAGTCCGGATTCCCAAAACTCCACGGCTTCCCAG GTTATAATCCCGCCCAAGCGACCCTCGCCCACGCCCACCAAGCAGGATGGCGAAACCAAGCGGTCCAAGGACAAGAAAAAGAAGCGGGCCAAGAAAGTGCGCCGGCTGGTGAGCTACCAGGATGACACCTTGATTTCCGACGAAGAAGAGGATAGGGCAGCAGCCCAGTCCAGCGAGGAGGAGTCCAGCAGTGGCGAAGAAAGCGATAGCTCCGATTCCCAGGACGGAAACAGTCCCAAAACCAAGGACAAGAGCAATGCAGGAAATGGTTCCAAGGACGGAGACACCCCCATGGAGGTGGACGAGGAATCTGGCGGATTTCCCGCCGATGAACGTACCGCCGAGAGCTACGAAAAGGATCCCAAGTACGCCAAGTACAAGTTCCAGCTGCCACCGGAACCCAAGGGCAAACCGTCCGCCGAATTGGTGACCAAAATCACCAAGATGTACACGAAGATGCGCCAGACCAACATGGACATGAATCGTGTGATACAGGACCGCAAGGAGTTCCGGAATCCCAGCATTTATGACAAATTGATCAGCTTCTGCGACATCAACGAGTTTGGCACTAACTATCCGCCCGAGATCTATGATCCCTTGCAGTGGGGCGAGGAGTCCTACTACGAGTCCTTGGCGGCAGTCCAGAAAACGGAGATGCTAAAGCGACAGAAGGATCGCAAGGACATGGACAAGGTGGAGCAGGCCACAGCTTTGGCCAGAAAAGTCGAGGAGGAGGCCAAAAAGCG CAAGTCCAAGTGGGATCAGCCGGCACCTTCAACCGTTGTAAAACCCACTCTTCCTGCTCTGACCACAACGGTTACGGGCACCAAGGGCACCGTCATCTCCGCCTTTGGATCGCTCCCTAAAAAACCAGCCGCTTAG
- the Cog6 gene encoding conserved oligomeric Golgi complex subunit 6 translates to MISTKEKPEELDRIQKRVNKILEARLESDKDTLDALSGLSTFFTENTLQNRRNLRSQIEHRSVGINENFLKAFREVKLSLDAVCEDLDTMATSVETMKSDLETSKALTKDLIEQTNTMQRERDRLEVHQQIAQAFLARFQLSGAEHQLLYGAAKDAPIVADFFRVLDRVQSIHADCRLLMQCGYQTAALDIMEEMTLHQEGALERLYRWTQNHCRSLENNEIGPLIVEAMSRLQDRPVLFKYVIDEYAIARRAVLVRQFIEALTEGGPGGNPKPIELHAHDPKRYIGDMFAWLHQSIPTEKENLSLLFKKCDKQDISDQLQNALGYIADGVCHPLKVRVETILQAEKDTIVLFTISNLLRFYQQIMRQVVQGGSLEECLVELQKSSEQIYLGALASQVRSVLQRPSGGSGLALEPPQRDLIPPPSVARLLNMLKEILSVATMVDGRQADITKIVSCVIDPLLQSVQESAAHLPTVDMGVYLLNCLHHMQSSLAVYEYMDERVERLQAQSDAQLDTLTSEQASSLVANLNLGPIYAILQSNQSKIETNLLKIFMSKMDAFLELPDVLLLPQVQLIMSSSHRAAVQKRSFNVIVAIYKQIYDRVHDPANGFEQPEQLLHRTPDQVAHILTST, encoded by the exons ATGATCTCGACGAAGGAAAAACCGGAGGAGCTGGACAGGATTCAGAAAAGGGTCAACAAGATCCTGGAGGCGCGCTTGGAGTCGGATAAG GACACCTTGGACGCCCTGAGTGGCTTGTCAACTTTTTTCACGGAGAACACCCTGCAGAACCGCAGGAACTTGCGCAGTCAGATCGAACACCGCTCCGTGGGCATCAACGAGAACTTCCTGAAGGCCTTCCGCGAGGTGAAGCTCTCCCTGGACGCAGTATGCGAAGATCTGGACACGATGGCCACGTCAGTGGAGACCATGAAATCGGATCTGGAGACCTCGAAGGCGCTCACCAAAGATCTGATCGAGCAGACAAACACCATGCAACGGGAAAGAGATCGCTTGGAGGTCCACCAACAGATTGCCCAGGCTTTCCTGGCCCGCTTTCAGTTGAGCGGAGCGGAGCACCAGTTGCTCTATGGCGCCGCCAAGGATGCACCCATTGTTGCGGACTTTTTCCGGGTTCTGGACCGGGTTCAGAGCATCCACGCTGACTGCCGTCTGCTAATGCAGTGTGGCTACCAAACAGCTGCCCTGGACATCATGGAGGAGATGACTTTGCATCAGGAGGGCGCTCTGGAGCGGCTCTACCGCTGGACTCAGAACCACTGTCGCAGTTTGGAGAACAATGAGATAGGTCCGCTGATTGTGGAAGCCATGAGCCGGCTGCAGGATCGACCAGTGCTCTTCAA ATACGTTATTGACGAGTATGCCATTGCGAGAAGAGCTGTTTTGGTGCGCCAGTTCATCGAAGCCTTGACCGAAGGTGGTCCCGGTGGCAATCCCAAACCCATCGAGCTGCATGCCCATGATCCCAAGCGTTATATTGGCGATATGTTTGCTTGGCTACATCAAAGCATTCCCACGGAAAAGGAGAACCTGTCGTTGCTGTTTAAAAAGTGCGATAAACAGG ATATTTCCGACCAGCTACAAAACGCCTTGGGTTACATAGCCGATGGCGTGTGCCATCCACTCAAGGTGCGAGTGGAGACTATATTGCAGGCGGAGAAGGATACCATCGTGCTGTTTACCATTTCCAATCTGCTGCGCTTTTACCAGCAGATAATGCGCCAGGTGGTCCAGGGCGGCAGCCTAGAGGAGTGTCTGGTGGAGCTTCAGAAGAGCAGCGAGCAGATTTACCTGGGTGCGTTGGCCTCCCAGGTGAGAAGCGTTCTGCAGCGACCCTCTGGAGGATCGGGTCTGGCCTTGGAACCCCCGCAAAGGGACCTCATACCGCCGCCAAGCGTGGCGcgcttgcttaatatgctcAAGGAGATCCTTTCGGTGGCCACCATGGTCGATGGCCGGCAGGCGGACATCACCAAGATCGTGAGCTGTGTGATAGATCCGCTGCTGCAGTCCGTGCAGGAAAGCGCCGCCCATCTGCCCACCGTGGACATGGGCGTTTACCTTCTGAACTGCCTTCATCACATGCAGAGCTCGCTGGCTGTCTACGAATATATGGATGAGCGCGTGGAGCGACTGCAGGCACAGTCGGATGCCCAACTGGACACACTAACCTCCGAGCAGGCTTCGTCTCTGGTGGCAAACCTTAATCTGGGTCCCATCTACGCCATCCTGCAGAGCAATCAGTCGAAAATAGAGACGAACCTGCTGAAGATCTTCATGTCCAAGATGGACGCCTTTCTGGAACTGCCCGATGTGCTGCTCCTGCCGCAGGTCCAGCTCATCATGTCCAGTAGCCATCGGGCCGCAGTTCAGAAGCGCTCCTTCAACGTGATTGTCGCCATCTACAAGCAGATCTACGATCGAGTCCATGATCCGGCCAACGGCTTCGAGCAGCCGGAGCAGTTGCTACACAGGACGCCTGATCAGGTGGCCCACATCCTGACCTCCACTTAG
- the Mad1 gene encoding mitotic spindle assembly checkpoint protein MAD1: MDDIRSSMDNMMARFNDDITHSAPKKLLFNRLSASFSDNLVPTPKKRRLGQESPNRSLNDSSASLNSSSTDPFGSWQSSKLRTDLIETKAIVIQLRNEIEQKTREHRQAMMLAENKSSALKQQCDTTCKKYLDLQRDFEMMQKRELALKDEASRATTELAQLELKYDEAMNKLQREKHLQVEDARDVQLCISNELSEYRRMAQRADLELQSTRNELERLRRRHEELKARFSGYDEMRGDYEKQTQNLKVANDRIRELEFEIQSYSDWKEVTKASQERLASIPDLMAEVERLRGHNKHLNTLIGDKLLLEEQVHDYKTRLDREEGARAEAASLQVKLTHVEQELKEWVKVAQDHCLANTLVSPMALRSRIEQLLKEDIINVAEKTSSASDSKHLLTSVRDLEQKCAIYLKNIEDLNIGLKRHKNFKERLQRKLITVSKERDFYKQLVENFDKDMTMSNASVADMTQDMQVRYRVEVLERTVTGYKDMCATLEREIQAMRQQEQLAEPAGEGYDSVKKELDTLRLENDRLRRRKEELELEMMHRCLRGDFNMKDFKVVHLSENPAAEAYESSKNMMEKLQAEIERLKRRNKKLEDDETQRLNETTSTGGMTLNFKEFNQLRADLESANGKMRKMKDCFKAAREEFRDVCYMLLGYRIDRIGANSNYRISSMFAEGPDDYLDISLNESNCLALLESPYSHTFNPPIDQQLAATNFPAFFSTLTLELFQRSTVT, translated from the exons ATGGACGATATAAGGAGCAGCATGGATAACATGATGGCCCGCTTCAACGACGACATCACCCACTCGGCGCCCAAGAAGCTGCTCTTCAACCGGCTTTCTGCCTCTTTCAGCGACAATTTAGTGCCAA CTCCCAAGAAGCGCCGCCTGGGCCAGGAATCGCCGAATCGCAGCCTGAACGATAGCTCCGCCTCCCTGAACAGTTCCTCCACCGATCCCTTCGGCTCCTGGCAGAGCAGCAAACTGCGCACCGATCTGATCGAAACCAAGGCCATAGTCATCCAGCTGCGTAATGAGATCGAGCAGAAGACCCGGGAGCACCGCCAGGCCATGATGCTGGCGGAGAACAAGAGCTCCGCCCTGAAGCAGCAGTGCGATACCACCTGCAAGAAGTACTTGGACCTCCAGAGGGACTTCGAGATGATGCAAAAACGGGAGTTGGCCCTCAAGGATGAGGCCAGTCGAGCCACCACGGAGTTGGCCCAACTGGAGCTCAAGTACGACGAGGCCATGAACAAGCTGCAGAGGGAGAAGCACCTGCAGGTGGAGGATGCCCGCGATGTCCAGCTGTGCATCAGCAATGAGCTGAGCGAGTATCGCCGGATGGCCCAGCGGGCCGATCTCGAGCTGCAGTCCACGCGCAACGAGCTGGAGCGCTTGCGCAGACGCCACGAGGAGCTGAAGGCCAGGTTTTCCGGCTACGACGAGATGCGCGGCGACTATGAGAAGCAGACGCAAAACCTGAAGGTGGCCAACGATCGCATCCGGGAGCTGGAGTTCGAGATTCAATCTTACAGCGACTGGAAGGAGGTCACCAAGGCCTCGCAGGAGCGCCTGGCCAGCATTCCGGATCTGATGGCTGAGGTGGAGCGCCTGCGTGGCCACAACAAGCATTTGAACACTCTGATTGGCGATAAGTTGCTGCTGGAGGAGCAGGTGCACGACTACAAGACGCGACTGGACCGCGAGGAGGGTGCTCGCGCGGAGGCGGCTTCCCTGCAGGTGAAGCTGACGCATGTGGAGCAGGAACTCAAGGAGTGGGTCAAGGTGGCCCAGGATCACTGCCTGGCCAACACCCTGGTCAGCCCCATGGCCCTGCGCTCGCGCATTGAGCAACTGCTGAAGGAGGACATCATCAACGTGGCGGAGAAGACCTCATCCGCCTCGGACTCCAAGCATTTGCTG ACTTCAGTGCGTGACCTGGAGCAGAAGTGCGCCATCTACCTGAAGAACATCGAGGATCTGAATATCGGACTGAAGCGCCACAAGAACTTCAAGGAGCGGCTGCAGCGCAAGCTGATCACAGTGTCCAAGGAGCGCGACTTCTACAAGCAGCTGGTGGAGAACTTCGACAAGGACATGACTATGAGCAATGCCAGTGTGGCGGACATGACGCAGGACATGCAGGTGCGCTACCGTGTGGAGGTGCTTGAGAGGACCGTGACCGGCTACAAGGACATGTGCGCCACGTTGGAGCGCGAGATTCAGGCCATGCGCCAGCAAGAGCAGCTGGCCGAACCCGCTGGCGAGGGCTACGATAGCGTCAAAAAGGAACTGGATACGCTGCGACTGGAGAATGACCGCTTGCGCCGCCGCAAGGAGGAACTGGAGCTGGAGATGATGCACCGTTGCCTGCGCGGCGACTTCAACATGAAGGACTTCAAGGTGGTACATCTCAGCGAGAATCCTGCTGCCGAAGCCTACGAGTCCAGCAAGAATATGATGGAGAAGCTGCAGGCGGAGATTGAGCGTCTAAAGCGGCGCAACAAGAAGCTGGAGGACGATGAGACGCAGCGCCTGAATGAGACCACCAGCACGGGCGGCATGACCCTGAACTTCAAGGAGTTTAACCAGCTGCGTGCGGACTTGGAATCGGCCAATGGCAAGATGCGCAAGATGAAGGATTGCTTTAAGGCGGCCCGAGAGGAGTTCCGCGATGTGTGCTACATGCTGCTGGGCTACAGGATTGACCGCATTGGCGCCAACAGCAACTACCG CATTTCCAGCATGTTTGCCGAGGGTCCGGACGACTACCTGGACATCAGCCTCAACGAATCCAATTGTTTGGCCCTGCTGGAGTCGCCCTATTCACATACTTTCAATCCGCCCATTGATCAGCAACTGGCCGCCACTAACTTCCCCGCATTCTTCTCCACTCTCACCCTGGAACTTTTTCAAAGGTCCACTGTGACCTAG